In the Corynebacterium suedekumii genome, one interval contains:
- a CDS encoding magnesium transporter MgtE N-terminal domain-containing protein: MSAITRVYAGRLAGLQVRGPDLDPIGRVRDVVVNIRPQGQPSRVLGLAIELVNKRRIFVPMLRVGAIEPGDITLTTGSVSMRAFQVRTGEVTIMGDLIGSKVHTDDPELDQLHGKPMEIADVEIERTRTRDWVITRVAVFGSRPKFGRSPELFTVPWQHVHGVTAAGVGPTDTLAEQIAEFDQMRPADVANSLHSMSSSMRHQLANQLNDERLADILQELPEDHQAELLETLDIERAADVLEEMDPDDAADILQELPDAKAEVLLELMDPEESAPVRRLMSFSPDTVGALMTPEPLVLTPQTTVAEALALARDPDLPTSLASMVFVVRPPTATPTGKYLGCVHLQKLLREPPSTLVSGILDPDLPPLYADDDQETAARYFATYNLVCGPVLDEDKHLLGAVAVDDLLDHLLPEDWRSEGLRPDPHHRKVTRG; the protein is encoded by the coding sequence ATGAGCGCCATCACCCGTGTGTACGCCGGCCGTCTGGCCGGACTCCAGGTCCGAGGCCCTGATCTGGACCCGATCGGGCGCGTCCGGGACGTCGTGGTCAACATCCGCCCGCAGGGCCAGCCCTCCCGTGTCCTGGGTCTGGCCATCGAGCTGGTGAACAAGCGCCGCATCTTCGTCCCCATGCTCCGGGTCGGCGCCATCGAGCCGGGAGACATCACGCTGACCACCGGTTCGGTGTCCATGCGCGCCTTCCAGGTCCGCACCGGCGAGGTCACCATCATGGGCGACCTCATCGGGTCGAAGGTCCACACCGACGACCCTGAGCTGGACCAGCTGCACGGTAAACCGATGGAGATCGCCGACGTGGAGATCGAGCGCACCCGCACCCGCGACTGGGTGATCACCAGGGTGGCGGTGTTCGGGTCCCGGCCCAAGTTCGGCCGTTCGCCGGAGCTGTTCACCGTTCCGTGGCAGCACGTCCACGGTGTCACCGCGGCGGGTGTCGGCCCGACCGACACCCTCGCCGAGCAGATCGCCGAGTTCGACCAGATGCGCCCGGCGGACGTGGCCAACTCGCTGCACAGCATGTCCTCGAGCATGCGTCACCAGCTGGCGAACCAGCTCAACGACGAACGCCTGGCGGATATCCTCCAGGAGCTGCCGGAAGATCACCAGGCCGAGCTGCTGGAGACCCTCGACATCGAGCGAGCCGCAGACGTCCTGGAGGAAATGGACCCGGATGACGCCGCCGACATTCTCCAGGAGCTGCCCGACGCCAAGGCCGAGGTCCTCCTCGAGCTCATGGACCCGGAGGAGTCCGCCCCGGTGCGTCGCCTCATGAGCTTCTCCCCCGACACCGTCGGTGCGCTCATGACCCCGGAGCCGCTCGTCCTCACCCCGCAGACCACGGTCGCCGAGGCGCTGGCGCTGGCCCGCGACCCCGACCTGCCGACGTCGCTGGCGTCGATGGTGTTCGTCGTCCGCCCGCCGACGGCGACCCCGACGGGCAAGTACCTCGGCTGTGTGCACCTGCAGAAGCTGCTGCGAGAACCCCCGTCGACGCTGGTGTCCGGCATCCTCGACCCGGATCTGCCGCCGCTGTACGCCGACGACGACCAGGAGACCGCCGCCCGCTACTTCGCCACCTACAACCTGGTGTGCGGGCCGGTCCTCGACGAGGACAAGCACCTGCTCGGCGCCGTCGCCGTCGATGACCTGCTCGACCATCTCCTCCCGGAGGACTGGCGTTCCGAGGGTCTGCGCCCCGACCCGCACCACAGGAAGGTGACCCGTGGCTGA
- a CDS encoding Sec-independent protein translocase TatB, with the protein MFESIGWLEIATLLIVALIVVGPERLPGLIEDVRAAIFAARRAINNAKKELNGDFGSEFDEFRKPIEQVAQYTRMGPRAAITKALFDGDDAYLDDFDPKKMMEEDPRRPASEQPGREQMPPKNQQNPPAPPSQQPGKGDYAGGGGFSWADIT; encoded by the coding sequence GTGTTTGAGAGTATCGGTTGGCTGGAGATCGCCACGCTGTTGATCGTGGCGCTCATCGTCGTCGGCCCGGAACGCCTGCCCGGCCTCATCGAGGACGTCCGGGCCGCGATCTTCGCCGCCCGACGGGCGATCAACAACGCCAAGAAGGAACTCAACGGTGACTTCGGTTCGGAGTTCGACGAGTTCCGCAAGCCGATCGAGCAGGTCGCCCAGTACACCCGCATGGGCCCACGGGCCGCCATCACCAAGGCGCTGTTCGACGGGGACGACGCCTATCTCGACGACTTCGACCCGAAGAAGATGATGGAGGAGGACCCGCGACGGCCCGCCTCCGAACAGCCCGGACGGGAGCAGATGCCGCCGAAGAATCAGCAGAACCCGCCTGCTCCGCCGTCGCAGCAGCCCGGGAAGGGCGACTACGCCGGTGGGGGCGGGTTCTCCTGGGCCGACATCACCTGA
- a CDS encoding general stress protein, producing the protein MTTPRTPGSASGSASDARRNAQLRPRPTGWPVGSFDSYVDAQAAVDTLSDEEFDVSKVTIVGVDLMEVERVIGRLTWGRVIGGGALSGAWIGIFFGLFISLLGLGGGLLTPLLIGITMGAVFGIIMAVVPYAFSGGRRDFTSQTQIVAGRYDVLCEPDLAPRARDIIARTGLDRGTQAPDTEG; encoded by the coding sequence GTGACCACGCCCCGTACCCCCGGTTCCGCCTCCGGTTCCGCTTCTGACGCCCGCCGGAACGCGCAGCTGCGCCCCCGCCCGACAGGGTGGCCCGTCGGCAGCTTCGACTCCTACGTCGACGCGCAGGCGGCCGTGGACACCCTCTCGGACGAGGAGTTCGACGTCTCCAAGGTCACCATCGTCGGCGTCGACCTCATGGAGGTCGAACGCGTCATCGGCCGGTTGACCTGGGGCCGGGTCATCGGTGGCGGCGCACTCTCCGGCGCCTGGATCGGTATCTTCTTCGGCCTGTTCATCAGCCTGCTCGGCCTCGGCGGCGGGCTGCTGACCCCGCTGCTCATCGGCATCACCATGGGTGCCGTCTTCGGCATCATCATGGCCGTGGTGCCCTACGCCTTCTCCGGCGGCCGCCGCGACTTCACCTCCCAGACCCAGATCGTCGCCGGGCGTTACGACGTCCTGTGCGAGCCCGACCTGGCGCCGCGGGCCCGCGACATCATCGCCCGCACGGGACTGGACCGCGGCACTCAGGCCCCGGACACCGAGGGGTAG
- a CDS encoding Mrp/NBP35 family ATP-binding protein has protein sequence MSVITESAVRSALSRVEDPEIGKPITELGMVKSIDINGPDVAVEVYLTIAGCPMKSTITENTRAAVEEVAGVESVTVTTDVMSDEQRRELRTSLRGDAAEPVIPFAQPDSTTRVFAVASGKGGVGKSSMTVNLAVSLAAQGFKVGVLDADIYGHSVPGLLGSDQRPTAVDDMIMPPIAHGVKMISIGHFVDGNAPVVWRGPMLHRAIQQFLGDVFWGDLDFLLMDLPPGTGDVAISVAQLVPNAELLIVTTPQNAAAEVAERAGSISQQTRQRVAGVIENMSAMVLPDGTTMDVFGSGGGQQVAERLSVLTGGTVPLLGQIPLDPQLRVHGDDGNPIAISEPDSPAGRAVREIADQLVVRRDSLAGKSLGLGVTRK, from the coding sequence ATGAGTGTTATCACCGAATCCGCTGTCCGCAGCGCGCTCTCCCGCGTAGAGGATCCAGAGATCGGCAAGCCGATCACCGAACTGGGCATGGTCAAGTCGATCGACATCAACGGCCCGGATGTCGCTGTCGAGGTCTACCTCACCATCGCCGGCTGCCCGATGAAGTCCACCATCACCGAGAACACCCGGGCCGCGGTCGAGGAGGTCGCCGGGGTCGAGTCGGTGACCGTCACCACGGACGTCATGAGCGATGAGCAGCGTCGTGAGCTGCGCACCTCCCTGCGCGGCGACGCCGCCGAACCCGTCATCCCCTTCGCCCAGCCGGACTCCACCACCCGCGTGTTCGCGGTGGCGTCGGGCAAGGGCGGCGTCGGCAAGTCCTCCATGACGGTCAACCTCGCCGTCAGTCTCGCGGCCCAGGGCTTCAAGGTCGGTGTCCTCGACGCCGACATCTACGGCCACTCCGTGCCCGGGCTCCTCGGCTCGGACCAGCGCCCCACCGCCGTCGACGACATGATCATGCCGCCGATCGCCCACGGCGTGAAGATGATCTCCATCGGCCACTTCGTCGACGGCAACGCGCCTGTCGTGTGGCGTGGCCCCATGCTCCACCGCGCCATCCAGCAGTTCCTGGGCGACGTGTTCTGGGGTGACCTGGACTTCCTGCTCATGGACCTTCCCCCGGGCACCGGCGACGTCGCCATCTCCGTGGCCCAGCTCGTGCCCAACGCCGAACTGCTCATCGTCACCACCCCGCAGAACGCCGCCGCCGAGGTCGCCGAGCGCGCCGGTTCCATCTCCCAGCAGACCCGCCAGCGGGTCGCCGGCGTCATCGAGAACATGTCCGCCATGGTGCTCCCCGACGGCACCACCATGGACGTCTTCGGCTCCGGCGGTGGCCAGCAGGTCGCCGAGCGGCTCTCCGTCCTCACCGGCGGCACCGTCCCGCTGCTCGGTCAGATCCCCCTCGACCCGCAGCTGCGCGTCCACGGCGACGACGGCAACCCCATCGCCATCTCGGAGCCGGACTCCCCCGCCGGCCGGGCGGTCCGGGAGATCGCCGACCAGCTGGTCGTGCGCCGCGACTCCCTCGCCGGCAAGTCCCTCGGCCTGGGAGTCACCCGAAAATAG
- a CDS encoding anti-sigma factor family protein encodes MKHPNLSTLGLPGNRSGRSRPRRSRKPREFASVEHLSPEAVAAFVDGELTDGALHRARVHLVHCGECRAEIERQRNASEWLRGSNITPEVRAPEDLLARLAGIASGPLRPGPDAESTPTPLPEGLLDKMEMIRRAIRRNQGR; translated from the coding sequence GTGAAGCACCCGAATCTGTCGACGCTGGGGCTGCCGGGCAACCGGAGCGGCCGCAGCCGCCCGCGCCGGTCCCGTAAACCGCGTGAGTTCGCGTCCGTCGAGCATCTCAGTCCCGAGGCTGTGGCGGCCTTCGTCGACGGCGAGCTCACCGACGGGGCCCTGCACCGCGCCCGTGTCCACCTCGTCCACTGCGGGGAGTGTCGCGCGGAGATCGAACGTCAGCGCAACGCCTCCGAATGGTTGCGCGGCTCCAACATCACCCCGGAGGTGCGGGCACCGGAGGATCTGCTCGCCCGTCTCGCGGGGATCGCGTCGGGTCCGTTGCGGCCCGGCCCGGACGCCGAGTCCACCCCGACGCCGCTGCCGGAGGGACTGCTGGACAAGATGGAGATGATCCGGCGGGCGATCCGCCGTAACCAGGGGCGCTGA
- a CDS encoding DUF1003 domain-containing protein, translated as MADYHRFDLDTPVGVRRRRFFTLDDDAVGAAAEKVARFFGTGQYLMWQTVLVVIWIALNIGGFWWNWDPYPFILLNLAFSTQAAYAAPLILLAQNRQEDRDKITVSADRRRSEQTKADTEFLARELAGVRLALGDMVSRDYLRRELEDLQGLMERIEAKLDDVSADVIDSAEDLTEPIQGEVADDRDR; from the coding sequence GTGGCTGACTACCACCGCTTCGACCTCGACACCCCGGTGGGTGTGCGTCGTCGGAGGTTCTTCACGCTTGACGACGACGCCGTGGGCGCCGCCGCCGAAAAGGTCGCCCGTTTCTTCGGCACCGGCCAGTACCTCATGTGGCAGACGGTGCTGGTGGTCATCTGGATCGCCCTCAACATCGGCGGCTTCTGGTGGAACTGGGACCCCTACCCCTTCATCCTGCTCAACCTGGCGTTCTCCACCCAGGCGGCCTACGCCGCCCCGCTCATCCTGCTGGCCCAGAACCGCCAGGAGGACCGGGACAAGATCACCGTGAGCGCCGACCGTCGCCGTTCCGAGCAGACCAAGGCCGACACGGAGTTCCTCGCCCGCGAGCTCGCCGGTGTGCGCCTGGCCCTCGGCGACATGGTCTCCCGCGACTACCTCCGTCGCGAGCTGGAGGACCTGCAGGGTCTCATGGAGCGCATCGAGGCCAAGCTCGACGACGTCTCGGCCGACGTCATCGACTCCGCCGAGGACCTCACCGAGCCGATCCAGGGCGAGGTAGCCGACGACCGGGATCGTTGA
- the sigE gene encoding RNA polymerase sigma factor SigE has product MTRTSTPADHADSSVDDPEGLTEDLTGTAAFDAGHGDMPTWGELVAEHADSVYRLAFRLSGNPHDADDLTQETFMRVFRSLKHYQPGTFEGWLHRITTNLFLDMVRHRNKIRMEALPEDYERVPGTDMTPEQAYSVANLDPALQDALDGLGPDFRVAVVLCDVVGMSYDEIADTLGVKMGTVRSRIHRGRSQLRAALEAAAVEDEGAKLLLRTR; this is encoded by the coding sequence ATGACGAGGACGAGCACGCCCGCCGACCACGCCGACAGCTCCGTTGACGACCCTGAAGGATTGACGGAGGATCTGACCGGCACCGCGGCCTTCGACGCCGGACACGGCGACATGCCGACATGGGGTGAGCTGGTCGCTGAACACGCTGACAGCGTCTACCGCCTCGCCTTCCGCCTCTCGGGTAACCCGCATGACGCGGATGATCTCACCCAGGAGACGTTCATGCGCGTCTTCCGCTCCCTCAAGCACTACCAGCCCGGCACGTTCGAGGGTTGGCTGCACCGCATCACCACCAACCTGTTCCTCGACATGGTGCGCCACCGCAACAAGATCCGCATGGAGGCCCTGCCCGAGGACTATGAGCGGGTCCCCGGCACCGACATGACCCCGGAGCAGGCCTACAGCGTGGCCAACCTGGATCCGGCGCTGCAGGACGCGTTGGACGGTCTGGGCCCGGATTTCCGTGTCGCCGTCGTCCTCTGTGATGTCGTCGGCATGAGCTACGACGAGATCGCTGACACCCTCGGCGTGAAGATGGGCACGGTGCGCTCCCGCATCCACCGCGGCCGTTCCCAGCTGCGGGCCGCACTCGAGGCCGCCGCCGTGGAGGACGAAGGCGCGAAGCTGCTGCTCCGCACCCGCTAG
- a CDS encoding multifunctional oxoglutarate decarboxylase/oxoglutarate dehydrogenase thiamine pyrophosphate-binding subunit/dihydrolipoyllysine-residue succinyltransferase subunit produces MSSASTFGPNEWLVDEMFQQYQKDPQSVDREWRELFDKNGAPTSASATASGAGAVSAKKEPSSVPAAGPLGSDKSVERTTVVNEEAARAQQTTKKESPARPKKKQVSPVDRAAETEKPEPGTKALKGMFKAIAKNMDESLEVPTATSVRDMPVKLMFENRAMVNDHLKRTSGGKISFTHVIGYAMVKAIMAHPDMNVSYEVKDGKPSVVTPEHINLGLAIDLPQKDGSRALVVAAIKETESMHFDEFLDAYEDIVSRSRVGKLTMDDYTGVTVSLTNPGGIGTRHSVPRLTKGQGTIIGVGSMDYPAEFAGASEDRLAELGVGKLVTITSTYDHRVIQGAESGEFLRTMSQLLVDDKFWDHIFERMNIPYAPMRWAQDVPNRGLDKNTRVMQLIEAYRSRGHLIADTNPLNWKQPGLHSPDHRDLDIETHGLTIWDLDRVFHVGGFGGKETMTLREVLSRLRAAYTLKVGSEYTHILDRDEREWLQDRLEAGMPKPTNAEQKYILQKLNAAEAFENFLQTKYVGQKRFSLEGAESLIPLMDAAIDTAAGQGLDEVVIGMPHRGRLNVLFNIVGKPLAQIFNEFEGNMKQGQIGGSGDVKYHLGSQGRHLQMFGDGEIKVSLTANPSHLEAVDPVMVGIARAKQDILNKGEDGFTVMPLMLHGDASFAGLGIVQETINLAGLRGYTVGGTVHIVVNNQIGFTTTPDSSRSTHYATDLAKGFDCPVFHVNGDDPEAVVWVGQLATEYRRRFGKDVFIDLVCYRRRGHNEADDPSMTQPLMYEVIGDRASVRARYTDDLVGRGDLSAEDAEAAARDFHDQMESVFNEVKESDKAGPQEQTGITGSQELTRGLDTSITREELVEIGQAYANAPEDFEFHPRVAPVAKKRAEAVTEGGIDWGWGELIAFSSLANSGKLVRLAGEDSRRGTFTQRHAIAYDPRTGEEFNPLNDLAQEKGDGKFLVYNSALTEYAGMGFEYGYTLGNQDAVVAWEAQFGDFANGAQTIIDEYVSSGEAKWGETSGLILLLPHGYEGQGPDHSSARIERFLQLCAEGSMTVAQPTTPANHFHLLRRHALGTMKRPLVVFTPKSMLRNKDAASSVADFTEVDSFQSVINDPRLVDIEGTVIGDTDKVETIMLCSGKIYYELEKRRAKDKREDVAIVRVEMLHPIPFNRLRDAFESYPNAKEIRFVQDEPANQGPWPFYNEHLRNLIPEMPEMRRISRRAQSSTATGIAKVHQLEQAQLIDEAFAAE; encoded by the coding sequence GTGAGCAGCGCAAGTACTTTCGGCCCGAACGAGTGGCTGGTAGACGAGATGTTCCAGCAGTACCAGAAGGATCCGCAGTCCGTGGACCGGGAATGGCGGGAGCTGTTCGACAAGAACGGCGCCCCCACCTCAGCATCCGCGACCGCGTCCGGTGCGGGTGCAGTGTCCGCGAAGAAGGAGCCCTCCTCCGTGCCCGCCGCCGGTCCGCTCGGCTCGGACAAGTCCGTCGAACGCACCACCGTGGTCAACGAGGAGGCCGCCCGGGCCCAGCAGACCACCAAAAAGGAGTCCCCGGCCCGCCCGAAGAAGAAGCAGGTCTCCCCCGTCGACCGCGCCGCCGAGACCGAGAAGCCCGAGCCGGGCACGAAGGCCCTCAAGGGCATGTTCAAGGCGATCGCCAAGAACATGGACGAGTCCCTCGAGGTCCCCACCGCCACCTCCGTCCGCGACATGCCGGTCAAGCTCATGTTCGAGAACCGTGCCATGGTCAACGACCACCTCAAGCGCACCAGCGGCGGCAAGATCTCCTTCACCCACGTCATCGGCTACGCCATGGTCAAGGCCATCATGGCCCACCCCGACATGAACGTCTCCTACGAGGTCAAGGACGGCAAGCCCTCCGTGGTCACCCCGGAGCACATCAACCTCGGCCTGGCCATCGACCTCCCGCAGAAGGACGGCTCCCGCGCCCTCGTGGTCGCCGCCATCAAGGAGACCGAGTCGATGCACTTCGACGAGTTCCTCGACGCCTACGAGGACATCGTCTCCCGCTCCCGCGTGGGCAAGCTCACCATGGACGACTACACCGGGGTCACCGTCTCCCTGACCAACCCCGGCGGTATCGGCACCCGCCACTCCGTCCCCCGCCTGACCAAGGGCCAGGGCACCATCATCGGTGTCGGCTCCATGGACTACCCGGCCGAGTTCGCCGGCGCCTCCGAGGACCGCCTCGCCGAGCTGGGCGTGGGCAAACTGGTCACCATCACCTCCACCTACGACCACCGCGTCATCCAGGGTGCGGAATCCGGTGAATTCCTGCGCACCATGTCCCAGCTGCTCGTCGACGACAAGTTCTGGGACCACATCTTCGAGCGCATGAACATCCCCTACGCCCCGATGCGCTGGGCACAGGACGTCCCCAACCGCGGGCTGGACAAGAACACCCGCGTCATGCAGCTCATCGAGGCCTACCGCTCCCGCGGCCACCTCATCGCCGACACCAACCCGCTCAACTGGAAGCAGCCGGGCCTGCACTCCCCGGACCACCGCGACCTCGACATCGAGACCCACGGCCTGACCATCTGGGACCTCGACCGCGTCTTCCACGTCGGCGGTTTCGGCGGCAAGGAGACCATGACCCTGCGCGAGGTCCTCTCCCGGCTCCGCGCCGCCTACACCCTCAAGGTCGGCTCCGAGTACACCCACATCCTCGACCGGGACGAGCGCGAGTGGCTGCAGGACCGCCTCGAGGCCGGCATGCCCAAGCCGACCAACGCCGAGCAGAAGTACATCCTGCAGAAGCTCAACGCCGCCGAGGCCTTCGAGAACTTCCTGCAGACCAAGTACGTCGGCCAGAAGCGCTTCTCCCTCGAGGGCGCCGAGTCCCTCATCCCGCTCATGGACGCCGCCATCGACACCGCCGCCGGCCAGGGCCTCGACGAGGTCGTCATCGGCATGCCGCACCGCGGCCGCCTCAACGTGCTGTTCAACATCGTGGGCAAGCCGCTCGCCCAGATCTTCAACGAGTTCGAGGGCAACATGAAGCAGGGCCAGATCGGCGGCTCCGGCGACGTGAAGTACCACCTCGGCTCCCAGGGCCGCCACCTGCAGATGTTCGGCGACGGCGAGATCAAGGTCTCCCTCACCGCCAACCCCTCCCACCTCGAGGCCGTCGACCCGGTCATGGTGGGCATCGCCCGCGCCAAGCAGGACATCCTCAACAAGGGCGAGGACGGCTTCACCGTCATGCCGCTCATGCTCCACGGTGACGCCTCCTTCGCCGGCCTGGGCATCGTGCAGGAGACGATCAACCTCGCCGGCCTGCGCGGCTACACCGTCGGCGGCACCGTCCACATCGTGGTGAACAACCAGATCGGCTTCACCACCACCCCGGACTCCTCCCGCTCCACCCACTACGCCACCGACCTGGCCAAGGGCTTCGACTGCCCCGTCTTCCACGTCAACGGCGACGACCCGGAGGCCGTCGTCTGGGTCGGCCAGCTGGCCACCGAGTACCGCCGCCGCTTCGGCAAGGACGTCTTCATCGACCTCGTCTGCTACCGCCGCCGCGGCCACAACGAGGCCGACGACCCGTCGATGACCCAGCCGCTCATGTACGAGGTCATCGGCGACCGCGCCTCCGTGCGTGCCCGCTACACCGACGACCTCGTCGGCCGTGGTGACCTCTCCGCCGAGGATGCCGAGGCAGCCGCCCGCGACTTCCACGACCAGATGGAGTCCGTCTTCAACGAGGTCAAGGAGTCCGACAAGGCCGGCCCGCAGGAGCAGACCGGCATCACCGGCTCCCAGGAGCTCACCCGCGGCCTGGACACCTCCATCACCCGCGAGGAGCTCGTCGAGATCGGCCAGGCCTACGCCAACGCGCCGGAGGACTTCGAGTTCCACCCGCGTGTGGCACCGGTGGCCAAGAAGCGCGCCGAGGCCGTCACCGAGGGTGGCATCGACTGGGGCTGGGGCGAGCTCATCGCCTTCTCCTCCCTGGCCAACTCCGGCAAGCTCGTCCGCCTCGCGGGCGAGGACTCCCGCCGCGGCACCTTCACCCAGCGTCACGCCATCGCGTACGACCCCCGCACCGGTGAGGAGTTCAACCCGCTCAACGACCTGGCGCAGGAGAAGGGCGACGGCAAGTTCCTCGTCTACAACTCCGCCCTGACCGAGTACGCGGGCATGGGCTTCGAGTACGGTTACACCCTGGGCAACCAGGACGCCGTCGTGGCCTGGGAGGCACAGTTCGGCGACTTCGCCAACGGCGCCCAGACCATCATCGACGAGTACGTCTCCTCCGGCGAGGCCAAGTGGGGCGAGACCTCCGGCCTCATCCTCCTCCTGCCGCACGGCTACGAGGGTCAGGGCCCGGACCACTCCTCCGCCCGCATCGAGCGCTTCCTGCAGCTGTGCGCCGAGGGTTCCATGACCGTGGCGCAGCCGACCACCCCGGCGAACCACTTCCACCTGCTGCGTCGCCACGCGCTCGGCACCATGAAGCGCCCGCTCGTCGTCTTCACCCCGAAGTCGATGCTGCGCAACAAGGACGCCGCCTCCTCCGTCGCCGACTTCACCGAGGTCGACTCCTTCCAGTCGGTCATCAACGACCCGCGCCTGGTCGACATCGAGGGCACCGTCATCGGTGACACCGACAAAGTGGAGACGATCATGCTGTGCTCCGGCAAGATCTACTACGAGCTGGAGAAGCGCCGCGCCAAGGACAAGCGCGAGGACGTGGCCATTGTCCGCGTCGAGATGCTGCACCCGATCCCCTTCAACCGCCTGCGCGACGCGTTCGAGTCCTACCCGAACGCCAAGGAGATCCGCTTCGTCCAGGACGAGCCCGCCAACCAGGGCCCGTGGCCGTTCTACAACGAGCACCTGCGCAACCTCATCCCCGAGATGCCGGAGATGCGTCGCATCTCCCGCCGTGCGCAGTCCTCGACCGCGACCGGTATCGCCAAGGTCCATCAGCTGGAGCAGGCCCAGCTGATCGACGAGGCATTCGCCGCGGAATAG